A stretch of the Synechocystis sp. PCC 7338 genome encodes the following:
- a CDS encoding DUF721 domain-containing protein, producing MGLNNLDHLLGHLRRSPGWEQLRRYQLVKEAWQKVIDPRLQDCTKPLGIQRSVLTVAVISPALAQNLQLQRINLLAKLNRELTEPLEDLRFSPLHWHQQHSGKLPEASAPMPRPAPLPLGDRREKVTSAAEALEKWLTTLKERAQVFQPCPQCGSAVNPGEIERWGRCSVCATKPWREIFSQSRPEKDGYR from the coding sequence ATGGGCTTAAACAATCTCGACCACTTACTGGGCCATCTCCGGCGATCGCCGGGGTGGGAACAACTGCGTCGTTACCAATTAGTCAAAGAAGCTTGGCAGAAGGTGATCGATCCCCGTTTACAGGACTGTACCAAACCCCTGGGCATTCAACGGAGTGTACTGACGGTGGCGGTCATTTCCCCGGCCCTGGCCCAAAATCTTCAACTGCAGCGCATTAATCTTTTGGCCAAACTAAATCGGGAGTTGACGGAGCCTTTGGAGGATCTACGCTTTTCTCCCCTCCACTGGCACCAACAGCATTCGGGTAAACTGCCGGAGGCCTCTGCCCCCATGCCCCGGCCTGCCCCTCTCCCCCTAGGCGATCGCCGTGAAAAAGTCACCAGTGCAGCAGAAGCCTTGGAAAAGTGGCTCACCACCCTGAAAGAACGGGCCCAAGTTTTCCAACCCTGTCCCCAATGCGGCAGTGCGGTTAATCCGGGGGAAATCGAGCGTTGGGGCCGCTGTAGTGTCTGTGCCACCAAGCCCTGGCGGGAAATTTTTTCCCAATCCCGGCCGGAAAAAGATGGATATCGCTAG